DNA from bacterium:
ACTCGTTTCCGGCACTTTTCTTGAAGGCTGCCCACGAGCCAAGAGCGAGTCCAGTTTCGATCGAAACATCGTTTACAGTTACGCGCAGATCTGATCGCGGCCAGGAAAATTTGTAAACACCTCCCTCTTGGGTTTTTCCTGGCATTTCAAAAACACGATCAAGTTCTTGAAATGGATCCAGCGCCTTGTCTTGTGCAAATAAAATTGTGCAGAAAAACAAAAAACAAAAGAATACGACGAAATGTTTCATGCCTCGTTCCTCTCCTATATCAGAATGTTATATGTTTATGAAACGAATGTTAAAAGGAGCAAGTTATGAAATTAGCAATCCTGACGATTGGGTGCTTCGTACTTGTTTCATCGATGGCGTTTACTGCTAATGTCCGGATTCAATTCGATCAGGACAAGCCGAATGAGCAGCCGAAAGGTTTTGTGACGGATCTCAGCGGCAAGGGGAAACCGGGCAAGTGGGTCGTCATTGCGGACGCCTCAGCTCCATCAAAACCGAGCGTGCTCGCCCAATTGGATTCTGACAGCACAAGCTACCGTTTCCCCGTGTGCGTCTATGACCAATTCCAGGCACAGGACGTGCTTATAAGTGTCAGGATCAAACCGGTAAGCGGATCGGAAGATCAGGCAGCCGGAATCGTATTGCGATACAAGGACGCGAATAACTACTACATTGTTAGAGCTAATGCACTGGAAGACAACGTGGTTCTCTACAAGGTACAGGATGGAAAGCGAACCGATCTTCCGTTGAAAGATTTGGGGCGGACCTATGGGAAGAAGATCAAAGTGCCGTCCGGTCAGTGGAGTACTCTTTCTGTTAAGGCCACCGCAAACCTATTCGAGATCCATTTCAACGGTCCGAAGCTTTTTGAAGTAGAAGACAGCACCTTTCCAGGAGCAGGCAAAATCGGCTTGTGGACAAAAGCCGATTCCGTTACCTATTTCGATGATCTCCTGATTGAAACCATGAAGTAAGGAGCATTATCCCATGAGACGGTTTATAAGATTTGCGGGCCTGATATTCGCGCTTTGTACTGTGTTTGGATGTTCCAAGAAAGACGAAAACACGAGAACCGGCGACACCGTTGTAGCGTACGTATCGGAAGATCAAGTTTTTTCCGAGCCGATCCTGAAGGATTTTGAACGCGAAACCGGAATCAAAGTAAAGCCGGTTTTCGATACTGAAGAAACAAAAGGGACCGGAGTGATGAATCGTTTGATTGCAGAACAAAGAAATCCCCAGTGTGACGTGTATTGGGCAAATGAGCCGATCCGGGCGGAATTTTTGAAACAAAAACAAATTACGATTCCATATGCTTCTCCTGTGGCTTCAGATATTCCAGCCGTATTTAAAGAGCCGAACAACTTTTGGATCGGCTTTTCCGCTCGCGCCCGAGTTTTCATTGTAAATAAGGAAGAAGCGCAAGAACCGCAGTCCGTATTGGACTACACCGACGCCCGGTGGAAAGGCAAGGCTGTGATCGCGAATCCACTTTTCGGGACCACAACCGTTCAGATGGCTGCACTGTTTTCCATCTGGGGTGAAGAGAAGTCAAAGGATTTTTTGCAGAAATTGAAGAGGAACGGCGTGAAAATTTCTACAAGCAACGGCGAAAGCGCTGACCTGGTTTCCGCAGGCGAGCATGCTTTCAGTCTTGTCGATAGTGACGACGCCATCAACAGAGCAAGACAAGGCAAGCCGGTGAAAATGATTTATCCCGATCAAGATGGAATTGGTTGCCTGCTTTTACCCAACGCAGTGATGCTGATTCGAGGCAGTCCTCATCCGGATTTGGGTAAGAAACTCATCGACTACTTGCTATCCAAAGAAACGGAAAGGAAGCTGGCTTTTGCTGACTGTGCGCAAATTCCGCTTCATCGAGGCATCGAAACTCCCGCCGATGTCCCACGCATTGAAAACATTCGCGCAATGCAGGTCGATTACGCTCATCTGGCACAGAAGCTCCAGGAAATCCAACCATACCTAAAGGAATGGGTTGGATATTAAGATCGTATGTTGCCTCAGCAAGCAATACTGAGCTCACAAAACATTTCCCTTTCATTAACTATAGTTGTGCTGATCGTTACCGGATTTGCTCCCGTTCTCGCTGTCTTCGCGCAGAGCTTCATTGAGGATGGCCATATCACTCTGGCGAACTACATAGAAGTATTCTCATCAACCAATCAATGGAGACTGCTAAGGAATTCAATTCTTCTTTCGCTCACCGTTGCGCTGACTACGGCTGTGTTAGGCATCCCTCTTGGAATCTTAATGGGGAAGACCAATTTGCCGTTTCGAAAATTTTTTCTGCCGCTTTTTGTTCTTCCTTTCGTCTTGCCACCGTTTTTTTTCGGCCTCGGTTGGTTTCATATACTCAACCGGCAGGGGTTATTAGCACACTTTTTATGGGACAATTCCTTTTTCTTTGGTTTCGGTGGATGCGTTCTCGTCCTGACCACTGTTTTTCTGCCGATCGTCATATTGCTGACGATTGCATTTCTCAGAACCATACCTTCCAGTCTGGAAGAAGCTGTACGGTTGATTGCAGGATGGAAAGTTGTGCTCCTTTATATATCGCTGCCGCTGATCAGGGCCGGATTGATTTTTGCAACGACGCTGGTTTTTCTTCTGACGCTGGGAGAAGTGACGGTACCAATGTTTCTCCGGTACGATGTATTTGCTGCAAGATCACTTACTCAATTTGCTGCGTTCTACGATTTTGGAACTGCTACTGCTGCTGCAGTCCCCCTTTGTTTGGTTGCTCTTCTCGTAATCATTATCGAGAGAACAAGCTTGGAGGGTAGAATCGATCCGGCCGACACTTCTTATGCCGCAAAGGATCTGGTTATCGATTTAAAATTCGGCCGGTTGCCCTCGCTGTTGCTTGTCCTACTGCTTTGCTGCGTGATATTGGCCCCGCTCCTCGCAATCGTGCTTAGGGCCGGTACACTGTCTAATTATGTAGAAGCGCTCCGACAAACTCAGGACAGCCTGTTTCGGAGTTTGTTTTTCGCACTGACCGGAGCAACTCTTTTGATTGTGACAGGTTTTTTCGCGGGATATCTCATTCTAAAGAAAAGATCGCGACTCTGGCCGTGGGTTGATAGTTTTACAATTTTCCTGTTCGCGTTGCCTGGACCCGTGATCGCAATCGGACTGATCAGCATGTGGAACCATCCCACAGTTGCGTGGGTCTACAGCAGCCCCGTTGTAATTCTTTTGGGATACACGGCCCAGTACATCGCTCTGACTTCACGAATTTCCGCGGCATCGATTGCGCGCATCTCACAATCCATGGAAGAGGCGGCGCAAATGGCCGGAGCATCCTGGATGCGCAGGATCATGCAAATCACGGTTCCTCTGGCCGCACCAGGATTAATAGCAGGATGGTTGATCGCCTACATTTTCTGCATGAAAGAAACGGCCATCACCATGATGGTTTACCCACCAGGCAGCGATAACTTAACAGTCCGGATTCTCACTCTAATGGCCAACAGTCCTGAAGAACAGGTTGCAGCTTCTTGTGTCCTGTTAATTTCAATAACAGCCATCCCTTTGATGTTGTTGTTTGCTGTTCGAAAAAGGAAGCTGGAATGATTCTGTTTGAGAATGTCTCCAAATCTTTTGCGCAAAACGGAGCGGTTCAACATATTAGTTTCGAAATTGAAAGGGCGAGCCGCGCAGCTTTCTTTGGACCTTCCGGCAGTGGAAAGACGACATTGCTCCGGCTAATAGCAGGCTTCCTTACGCCTGATCGCGGATTGATCCGGATCAATGGGCAGGTTGTTTCAGCAGATGGCCGGATCTTCATCGAACCTGAACACCGCGGAATCAGCATGGTTTTTCAGGACCTGGCACTTTGGCCTCACATGACCGTGCGGGAAAATATTTCTTTTCCATTAAAGGCACGAGGCGCTTCGCGTATGGAAACTGATTCGAGGGTCAGAGAAATGTTGCGAATGGTGCAACTGGAAGACAAGATCGACCGAAAACCATCCGAACTGTCCGGTGGAGAAAAACAGCGGGTTGCATTGGCACGTGCTCTTGTTACTCGCCCGAAGATTTTACTGATGGACGAGCCCTTATCGAGTCTGGACTTCGAATTGAATGCGCAACTCAGAAAAGAGATTCTCCGTCTTCAAGAGGAATTCCAATTTACTCTGATTTACGTATCCCACAATCGCGAAGAGGTTCTTGCGCTTGCCCAACAAATTTTCCTGATCCGTCATGGCAGCATCTTTCTCACCGGCAGTACCGATGAGATCCGTCATTACCTGGAACGATTAGCTTAAAGAGGAAACGATAGGATCAAAGGTGGAGGCGGAAATGATGTCATCACCACCGGGGGCGGCAAAGACCACTGAGACAAGAATAGAGAAAAAGACTACTCAGCCAGGGCACCGGACTCTGAGTCAATGTTTTGCTAACCCGCCCATTCGCACCAATTCCTGACGCTCTGCACCACGGACGCAGCGCTTCGCGGAATTCACTAAGCACATGGTTTGCCTTTCCGATAATCTGGCAGCACGCGGGAGGGATCATGAAGAAGCTTTTTTCGTTTGCTGCTGTTCTTTTGACCTGTGTGAATTGTTTTGGTTTAAGCGAAGAAGAAGCCGGTCTGTTGAAAATGCACGAACAGGATCGGCGCGCTCATTTTGAAACCGATGTCGAACTCCTGCTTGAAAGTTCTCCTGATCTATTCATTACAGTAGCGCGTGGAAAAATCGATCGCGTGACAAGGCAGCAAGAGCGGGAAATGTTCACACAGTACTTTCAAAACGCCACGTATTACGAATGGAATAATCTGGAGCCTCCGATAGTTCGTGTCTCAAAGGACGGAACTATGGGTTGGATCATCAGCCGCATCAAGGTAAGGCGCGTACAGAAGGATTCAACCGGTAAGGAGCAAGAACAACAATTTGTGTATGCAGGAATCATGACTTATGAAAAAGTCCAGGGGAAATGGATCCGCCACGCAAATGTGAGCACATTTGAATAAGTCTGTCGCGCTGAAGTCTTGATGCCCCCTATTTGACATCACGACACCATCTGAATGAGGATTTATCTTTCATGGCAACGTTAGGAATTATCGGGGGTACAGGTCCAGAATCCACGATTGAGTATTACCGGCAAATTATTGCAGCCTACCAGGAGCAAAAGAAAGACGGAAGTTATCCATCGATTATTATCAACAGCATTGACCTGAAGAAGATGCTGGAATTGATCGGCGCTAACCAGCTGACGGAAGTAACCCAGTATCTATTGACCGAAATTATTAAGCTTGCGAAAGCCGGCGCCGATTTCGGGCTGTTGGCTTCGAACACTCCTCACATTGTATTTAATGAGCTCGCAGCGCAATCTCCCATACCATTAATCAGCATTGTTGAGGCCGCCCGTGATGCTGTCCATGCTGCTGGTTTTGACAAGGTGGGTTTGTTCGGAACACGCTTTACAATGGAAGGGACATTCTATGCGAAAGTCTTCACATCCAGCAATATCACTCTGGTTGTTCCAAACGAGCACGACCGGACATACATCCATGATAGATATATGAATGAATTATTAAATGGAAAGTTTCTACCTGAAACGCGAAGTGACTTGCTTTCGATTGTAACCAGGTTAAAGGAAGAAACCGGTATTCAAGGATTGGTATTGGCAGGAACCGAGCTTCCTTTGATCCTCCGGGATAAAACTTATCAGGGCATTTCGTTCCTTGATACGACTCAGATTCACGTAAAGCGTGCAGTCGCCAAAATGCTGTAAGGAAAAACGATTTGCAGAAACTGATTATTGCGGGGATCGGAGGATTTATAGGTTCAGCCTGCCGGTATTGGCTTTCACTGGCAACTTATCGTGTTCTCGGCCAGGATTTTCCCTACGGCACCTTGGTTGTGAACGTAATGGGATCCTTGCTGATTGGATTTTTAATGGCTCTGTTTGAAGAACGGTTTGTGATTAGCGCCAACTTTAGAATTTTTCTTACGATCGGAATCCTTGGAGGCTTCACCACGTTTTCAACGTTCAGCTATGAGACAGTAGAATTGCTTCGTGAGGGCAGCTATCAAACAGGCATGATCAATATTTTATCGACAGTATTTATTTGCCTAGGAGCAACATGGCTTGGATCCGTAATTGGCAAATTAATATGAAGGAGACTGCATGCGGCTGGCTGGTGAAGCGAAACTACTTAGAATTTTTGTGGGAGAACGTGACCAGGTTGCACATAAACCTCTATATGAAGTGATTGTGCATCGTGCGAAAGAGGCTGGATTGGCCGGAGCAACCGTGTTGCGTGCCGTTGAAGGATTCGGCGCGGGAAGTGTGATTCACAAAGCAAAGCTTCTTGAACTCTCTGAAGATCTTCCTTTCGTCATCGAGATCGTAGACGCGGAACAAAAAATTAAAGACTTTCTCAAAACGATCGACGATTTATTCGATCAAGCCAATGCGGGCGGACTCATAACCATGGAAAAAGTAGAAATCATAAAATACACGCCTCCAAAAAAGTAATATCCGAAAATGTTATCGCTGAGGTCATTTCGCGATTTCGAATGTCACGTTGGCCCAATAACTGACCCATTCAGCCTTTGAATCTGTGGCAAGTGGAAGAATATGATTTGCCCGGACCATCCAGAGTCCGGGTTGGTCTATCTGAATCTTGAGTTTCCCATCGGGACCACTCTCTACTGTTTGCGCATAGACATCATGCTCCCTGCTAAACGTATCGTAAGTAGCAAATGCTTTTGCATCAGAGAGTGGTTTACCCTCAAAGAGAAGTTGAAATTCAAGCGAGTTTCCCGCGTGGACTTCATACGGATTTGAAAGCGGAATGAACTCAATTTTATGACCTACTGGTTGCTTCGGATCGTCCGTTCGCTGAGCTCCAACCTGAACAATACTCTTTAAATATCGAAAGTATTTTTCTGTCCCCTCTTTTTGCTCTTCGCCTCGCTGTTTTCGCATATGCAGGGCGCTTTTATACTCCGCCTCCAGATATTTATTGAAAGTTAGGGCGTCGATTTTTATGTAAGACGGAGTTGCTTCCCAGCCAATGACGTAAGTTCCAGTTTGTTTTAGAGAAACTGTCGCTGAAGCATCAGGAACATTTGGTATTTTCTGGAGTCCTCCAGGTCCCTTTACAATCGTGGAAACAGTTTTGTCGGAACGCCATTTTTGCTCTTTTCCCGGAAAGGCCTCGGAGAGCCACATGCTTAACTTTAATTCACCCGGCCCGGCTAAAACAAAAGAAGCGGGGCGCAAAAACAGATCATGGGTCATTCCATGGATTGAAAACAAAAGTGAAAAGGCAACGATTCCTATTTTTTTCAATGCTCAGCTCCTTGATTTATTCTTTGTATTATATTTTTTCAATGTTCACCATGTCCTTTACGGATGCGGAAATAAAAAAAGAAACCTTTGGGACTGTCACCATAAAAAGGCTCCAGCTCACCGGGTGTTGAGTAAAAAGTCATATTCGCGCCGGCTCCGGTTTGAAATCCCGGAATCAAATCAAAATCGCGAGCATACCCAAAGGTAAATGCCTTGATATTGAATACTTCATCTTCAATATCTTCCGGTCCATTCTCAAGCTCCGATCCGTGTCCGAAGAGTTCATCTTTATCGACGATTTCGAGGCGGCCGGTCAAATAATTCACGTGGCGGAACTGCCACACGCTTTCAAACAAATAGGAATGAATATCTAGATCCTCCAAGATCTTGTGATTCCAACCCCACACAATGCTCGATGCCCAAAACCCATCGGAGAGACGACGATGGTGGGAAACGGAAGATGTAGTTCTTTGAATATCGCCGGGCTCCAGTTCTTCCGGGTTCTTCAACCTGCCCGTGGATATTTGCGCAGCCCAGTTTTCAGTTGGCGTGTATGTAAATCGCGTTGACCAGGAATCGATCGCTCCGGGATCCAGATCCCACCGGTCTTCGTCCGGTTCGGCGCCGTGAAAGGCGCTGAATTCTAAACGAAATTGTTTGTACTTGATTCCGCCTGTGAAAACCATATCCGCTATATGGGTGGAGTCTTGCAGGTGATGAGACAACGCGGCCTGCGGCAACTCTTGCGCTGAAATCCGGTGTGGAAACGCTACGGGTCCCAGCGCCGGATCACCGCGCAGTCCGCCATAAAAATGGACGAGTGTTTCTGGATTCACCTGGTACCCGTATTGTGCGCTCAGCTCCATGAATAGATCGTGTGGATGCTGCCCATCGATGATCGGTTCACCATCGGCTGTTTCGCCGGTTTGAAATAACAGCGGATACTGGCCGTCTTGAATTGTTCCTGGTTCTAAGCTCAACATGGCCCGAATCAGAAAACTGCTATCCGAATTAGGCTGTCGCTCTCCGATTAACATCAAGTGATTCGTGGAGAACACATCATCACCGCCGCGTGGTCCTGACTGCTCGATCACATTCAGGAAAGCGTAACCATGCACCATCAGGCTCCAGTCTCCCGCCTTCTTCATCGCCATAGCCATGGAGCTCGATTCCGGGTTTACGGCGGTTCCTGCGCCCTGTGTCATAAAAAAATGCGAAGCAGGATTGTCGTGTTTCATATCCGGCATCTTGTGTTGAGCATGCGGATCCTGCTGCTGGTCTTGTTCGGCAGGTGGAGCGTCATGTTCGTGTTGCGCAAACAAAACGGATGAAAATAACAGCGCAAAAGATAGGATGAATAACGTCAAATTTCTTCTAATCATTGCGTTCCTCAGACTTAGTGGTTAATGGACAGAGATAAAGGGCGAAACACAACTCAAGAAGAAATTAGATCCGAAGGACTGTGCTACCTGGAGGACTCGAGTCCTGGAAGAAGTAAAAATCTATCGATCTGCTTCTGTTTGAAACACCAACGATCGTCGAAACAGAACAAGGTATAAGTGGCGGGTGATCTGCCACAAAAAAGAAACAGCTCTGGCCGGAAGGTAGAATCGCTTCACCGCTGCAACAGAATTTCTGCGGTTGGGATTCGTCTTGACCGTCTTTTTCAGTGTGGCAACGTTCCGTTGTTTTACTCGCTGCTAAAAAGTCGGGTACAGAACACGTAGCCACGCAGAAAATGATTGCAAGGCTACATGCCAAAATACCCAGGAATCGAAGCGAAAAATACATAATTCTAACAATGGTAAGTTCCATTTTGCCTTTTTGCAATAAGCGAAAACAATCGATAGTGGCTCAAATCGTTCGTGCTATTCTGTTGTTACTGACTGCAGTCACACTGAATTTAAAATGGCGCTTTCCGTTGGAACCCTTATTGCGGCGTACGAAATTCTTGCTCCGATTGGAGCAGGCGGGATGGGGGAGGTTTATCGCGCCAGAGATTTGCGCCTTGGTCGTGAGGTAGCAATAAAGATTCTTCCTTCGGCGCTGTCCACGAATACGGATCGTTTGCGGCGATTCGAACAGGAGGCACGCGCAGCAGGTATGCTGAATCATCCGAACATCATGGCCATCCATGACATCGGTGTGCACAATGGCTCGCCTTATATTGTGTGCGAGTTACTCGACGGCCAGAACCTCCGGCAAGTACTGCGGACGGGCGCTCTGCCTATACGGAAGGCAATCGATTATGCGAAGCAGGTCGCCCATGCGCTCGCTCAGGCACACGCGAAAGGGATTGTTCATCGCGACCTGAAGCCTGAGAACCTTTTCTTAACTCGTGATGGACAGATCAAAATTCTTGACTTCGGTCTTGCGAAACTGAAGTATGACCCGGTTGCCGTTTCAACAACCGATACAGTTGAACCAGCCCAAACAGAAACAGGTGTGATCCTGGGTACCGCAGGTTATATGGCTCCGGAGCAGGTACTCGGACAAAAGGTTGATCACCGCGCCGACATCTTCAATCTTGGCGCGATCCTTTTTGAATTCGTAGGCGGCAAGCCGGCCTTCGTGCGCGAATCCATTATCGAAACGATGAATGCGATCCTGAAGGAAGAACAAACAAAGCTCTCTGATTTGAATCCCGATGTTCCGCCGGTGCTTGACCGGATTATTCAGCATTGCTTGGAGAAGGATCCGGCCGATCGATTGCAGTCGGCGCAGGATTTGGCTTTTGAT
Protein-coding regions in this window:
- a CDS encoding extracellular solute-binding protein, giving the protein MRRFIRFAGLIFALCTVFGCSKKDENTRTGDTVVAYVSEDQVFSEPILKDFERETGIKVKPVFDTEETKGTGVMNRLIAEQRNPQCDVYWANEPIRAEFLKQKQITIPYASPVASDIPAVFKEPNNFWIGFSARARVFIVNKEEAQEPQSVLDYTDARWKGKAVIANPLFGTTTVQMAALFSIWGEEKSKDFLQKLKRNGVKISTSNGESADLVSAGEHAFSLVDSDDAINRARQGKPVKMIYPDQDGIGCLLLPNAVMLIRGSPHPDLGKKLIDYLLSKETERKLAFADCAQIPLHRGIETPADVPRIENIRAMQVDYAHLAQKLQEIQPYLKEWVGY
- a CDS encoding iron ABC transporter permease, giving the protein MLPQQAILSSQNISLSLTIVVLIVTGFAPVLAVFAQSFIEDGHITLANYIEVFSSTNQWRLLRNSILLSLTVALTTAVLGIPLGILMGKTNLPFRKFFLPLFVLPFVLPPFFFGLGWFHILNRQGLLAHFLWDNSFFFGFGGCVLVLTTVFLPIVILLTIAFLRTIPSSLEEAVRLIAGWKVVLLYISLPLIRAGLIFATTLVFLLTLGEVTVPMFLRYDVFAARSLTQFAAFYDFGTATAAAVPLCLVALLVIIIERTSLEGRIDPADTSYAAKDLVIDLKFGRLPSLLLVLLLCCVILAPLLAIVLRAGTLSNYVEALRQTQDSLFRSLFFALTGATLLIVTGFFAGYLILKKRSRLWPWVDSFTIFLFALPGPVIAIGLISMWNHPTVAWVYSSPVVILLGYTAQYIALTSRISAASIARISQSMEEAAQMAGASWMRRIMQITVPLAAPGLIAGWLIAYIFCMKETAITMMVYPPGSDNLTVRILTLMANSPEEQVAASCVLLISITAIPLMLLFAVRKRKLE
- a CDS encoding ABC transporter ATP-binding protein; the protein is MILFENVSKSFAQNGAVQHISFEIERASRAAFFGPSGSGKTTLLRLIAGFLTPDRGLIRINGQVVSADGRIFIEPEHRGISMVFQDLALWPHMTVRENISFPLKARGASRMETDSRVREMLRMVQLEDKIDRKPSELSGGEKQRVALARALVTRPKILLMDEPLSSLDFELNAQLRKEILRLQEEFQFTLIYVSHNREEVLALAQQIFLIRHGSIFLTGSTDEIRHYLERLA
- a CDS encoding amino acid racemase gives rise to the protein MATLGIIGGTGPESTIEYYRQIIAAYQEQKKDGSYPSIIINSIDLKKMLELIGANQLTEVTQYLLTEIIKLAKAGADFGLLASNTPHIVFNELAAQSPIPLISIVEAARDAVHAAGFDKVGLFGTRFTMEGTFYAKVFTSSNITLVVPNEHDRTYIHDRYMNELLNGKFLPETRSDLLSIVTRLKEETGIQGLVLAGTELPLILRDKTYQGISFLDTTQIHVKRAVAKML
- the crcB gene encoding fluoride efflux transporter CrcB, producing MQKLIIAGIGGFIGSACRYWLSLATYRVLGQDFPYGTLVVNVMGSLLIGFLMALFEERFVISANFRIFLTIGILGGFTTFSTFSYETVELLREGSYQTGMINILSTVFICLGATWLGSVIGKLI
- a CDS encoding DUF190 domain-containing protein, translated to MRLAGEAKLLRIFVGERDQVAHKPLYEVIVHRAKEAGLAGATVLRAVEGFGAGSVIHKAKLLELSEDLPFVIEIVDAEQKIKDFLKTIDDLFDQANAGGLITMEKVEIIKYTPPKK
- a CDS encoding DUF4198 domain-containing protein; the encoded protein is MKKIGIVAFSLLFSIHGMTHDLFLRPASFVLAGPGELKLSMWLSEAFPGKEQKWRSDKTVSTIVKGPGGLQKIPNVPDASATVSLKQTGTYVIGWEATPSYIKIDALTFNKYLEAEYKSALHMRKQRGEEQKEGTEKYFRYLKSIVQVGAQRTDDPKQPVGHKIEFIPLSNPYEVHAGNSLEFQLLFEGKPLSDAKAFATYDTFSREHDVYAQTVESGPDGKLKIQIDQPGLWMVRANHILPLATDSKAEWVSYWANVTFEIAK